A stretch of DNA from Candidatus Pantoea bituminis:
CGAACGTTTCTCAGGTTATGCACATTATTGGTGACGTTGCTGGCCGCGATTGCGTGCTGGTCGACGACATGATCGACACCGGCGGCACGCTGTGCAAAGCGGCTGAAGCATTAAAAGAACGCGGCGCAAAACGCGTGTTCGCTTACGCTACCCACCCGATTTTCTCTGGCAACGCGGTGGAAAATCTGCGCAAATCAGTGATCGATCAGGTTATCGTCTGCGACACCATTCCGCTGTCTGAAGAGATGAAATCTCTGCCAAACGTCCGTACGCTGACTTTGTCTGGCATGTTGGCCGAAGCGATTCGCCGCATCAGTAACGAAGAATCAATCTCGGCAATGTTCGAGCATTAATCTTCGCTAAACCGGGCCACGCGCCCGGTTTTTTCTTTTAAAGCACAACGCTACGTCGATTGTTCCCTGTATTAACCTGCTTTCTCATCTGATATTCCCGCGATAATTATTCACCAAAACCGTTATTGTAAAAGCCAATCACTTTTTTCATCTCAGCCTGGCATCAAGGCTTTTGCCACAAATTAATTAATGTTAATTTGCTCGGCACTTTTCACGAGAACGCCTAACACCATGAACCTCGACATTTATACCTTGTTTATATGCGAGCTCTACGTGCTGGGGTTTTTGAGTATCATCATGGTTTTTGCCTGGATGGGGTCGCAGTACGATCGCGTATTGGGCTTCACCTGCCTTTCACTGATTTTAACGCTTGTCGCGGTTTTCCTCAGTAGCTTACGCAGCATGGGTTTGCAGTTTTTACCTGTCGCAGTGGGAAATATCCTGATGATGCTCGCCTATGGCGGCTTACTTAATGCCTTTCGACTTTTTTGTGGAAAATCCATTGGAATTAGTTGGTTATTAGGCGGGTTGCTCTGGGCAGTTTTGTGCTTCTTCCCTGCATTTTACTTTTCGCTGCCCAAACGCGTGTTCGTGATATGCATCATCTGCATTATCTATACCTGCGCGCTGATACATCTTTTGTGGCTCAAGCGAGCTACGCTCAAAGTCACTTTTTGGCCCGCTCAACTGCTGTTATGGATTCACTTACTGTTTCATCTGGCGCGTATTTTTCTCGACAGTGCTGCCGCCAGCCCACTCAAAGGTGCCATTGGCGGATCGACTTTTTCGGTCTATGTCATTTTGGAATCCATCCTGTTTGTGATTGGCCTGACATTCACCATTTTGGCGATGGTTAATGAGCGTACCCAGATCGCGCACAAGCACGCGTCATTACACGATCCCCTGACCAACGTCTGGAACCGCCGCGCATTATTTAATGACTCTGAGAGAATTGTGGCACGTTGCCGACGTCAGAATAGCGCCTTCACGGCTGTCTTGTTTGACCTCGACCATTTCAAAAGCATCAACGATCGTTTTGGACACCAGCAAGGTGATCGTGTGCTGATTGATTTTTGTGAGGTAGTACAGCAGTTGTTGCCCAAAGAAGGCCGTTTTGCCCGTTTGGGTGGGGAAGAGTTTGCGGCAATTATTCCGGCACCAGCAGCAGAAGCGTGGTTATGGTGTGAGCGCGTGAGACTTGCGACGGAAAATTCTCAGCCCGACACGATCAATTATACCGTGAGCATCGGTTTTGCCTCATCTAACGACAGCGAACGCCGATTCGATATATTACTGGCGCTGGCCGATGAAGCGTTATATCGCGCCAAGGCCAGCGGCAGAAACCGTACTGAACAATATCTCACCCTCAGTGCTGTGATTTAATGTGAGGAATGGCGCGAGCGGCGGCAACGTTTATCACCGTAATGGCGCAACCAATAATAGCGATCTTCAATTTTTTCGCGTCCGCTAACGCGAGCACCCGCTAACCAAAGCAACGCGCCAATGAAGATACTGAACATTGCACCGTGCGCTAAAAACTGCGGCAGGTTAAGTGCAGGCAGCTGATTCAGAATCGAATAACCGACGCCCAGCACCATGGTTAATAGTCCCAGCACCATCAAGGTATTACCCGCCACATGAGAATGATGACGTTTCATTTTCCACCTCCATCTGTATGAGCAATTAAAACCGCACACAATGTTAACTCGTCATAAGTTTAGGCAATGGCTGGCAGCAACGTTGCGTGTGCGATCACACATCGACAACAAACGCTGACACATCTTTACGGGTAGCGTGTTGATTTAGATGAAAAATGATTAATCACCGCAATGAACTACCTTGCATTTGCAGCCTTTGTCATCTCGGCAGCAGCGAAGTAAACTAATGCCCTTTTCGTATAACAGCAGGATATTCATCGTGAGCAGCATTAAACTGATTGTTGGCCTCGCCAATCCGGGCGCAGAATATGCCGCCACGCGCCACAATGCGGGTGCCTGGTATCTGGATTTATTGGCAGAGCGCCATAATCAGTCTTTAAAGGAAGAAGGTAAATTCTTCGGCTACACGGCACGGCTGGCGATTGCTGGTGAAGATGTACGCCTGTTGGTGCCAACCACCTTTATGAATTTGAGTGGCAAAGCCGTCGCGGCGATGGCGACCTTTTACCGCATTGCGCCGGAAGAGATCCTGGTCGCACACGATGAACTCGATTTACCGCCAGGCGTGGCTAAATTCAAGCAAGGTGGCGGCCATGGCGGACACAATGGCCTGAAGGACATCATCAGCAAGTTGGGAAATAATAATAATTTTCATCGCCTGCGCATCGGCATTGGTCATCCGGGCGATCGCAATAAAGTCACCGGTTTTGTATTAGGGAAACCGCCTGCAAGCGAGCAGAAGTTGATTGATGATGCGGTAGATGAAGCCGTGCGCTGCACTGAATTGTGGCTGAAAGAGGATCGCATAAAAGCGATGAATCGTTTGCACGCCTTCAAGCCAAGCTAAACGTCCAGATCGTCGCGATTCTGTGTATAATGCGCGAAATTTTTTATTTCGTTTCCGATAAAGCATCCTGCGATGTTTTATCCATCCAGTTATAAAGGGTATCAAACCATGGGATTCAAATGCGGTATTGTGGGCCTGCCGAACGTCGGTAAATCCACCCTGTTCAACGCGCTCACCAAAGCGGGCATCGAAGCAGCAAACTTCCCTTTCTGCACCATTGAACCCAACACTGGTGTGGTGCCAATGCCAGATTTACGCCTCGATCAGCTGTCAGAAATTGTTAAGCCGCAGCGTGTGGTGCCGACTACCATGGAGTTCGTCGACATCGCCGGTTTGGTTAAAGGCGCATCCAAAGGTGAAGGTCTGGGCAACCAGTTCCTGACCAACATCCGTGAAACCGAAGCGATTGGTCACGTGGTTCGTTGCTTTGAGAACGACAACATCATTCACGTCTCAGGCAAAGTAGACCCGGCCGAAGATATTGACGTGATCAACACCGAGCTGGCGTTGTCGGATCTGGACACCTGTGAACGTGCCATTCAGCGCGTGCAGAAGAAAGCCAAAGGCGGCGATAAAGATGCTAAAGCTGAGCTGGCTGCGCTGGAAAAATGCCTGCCGCACCTGTCTAACGCCGGTATGCTGCGTTCGCTGGATCTGGATGCTGACGACAAAGCGGCTATCCGTTATCTTAGCTTCCTGACGCTAAAACCCACCATGTACATCGCTAACGTCAACGAAGACGGCTTCGAGAACAACCCGTATCTCGATCAAGTACGTGCTATCGCTGAAGCTGAAGGTTCGGTTGTAGTGCCTGTGTGTGCCGCCGTTGAATCAGATATCGCTGAGATGGAAGATGAAGATCGTGCCGAGTTTATGGAAGAGTTGGGTCTGGAAGAGCCAGGCCTGAACCGCGTTATTCGCGCCGGTTATTCGCTGCTGAATCTGCAAACCTATTTCACCGCGGGTGTGAAAGAAGTGCGTGCCTGGACTATTCCTGTTGGCGCGACTGCTCCACAAGCTGCGGGTAAAATTCACACAGACTTCGAGAAAGGTTTTATCCGTGCGCAAACCATCGCATTCGATGATTTTATTGCGTTCAAGGGTGAACAAGGTGCTAAAGAAGCTGGCAAAATGCGTTCAGAAGGAAAAGAGTACATCGTTAAAGATGGCGATGTGATGAACTTCTTGTTCAACGTCTAATCTGTTGTCTCATGAGGTTTTACTGAACCTTATGAAGATTAACAAATGCCATAAAATCCACGCCGTTGCGTGGATTTTTCATTTTAAGTGAGTATAACAACGTCACAAGAAATGAATATTTACCCTTCGGTAAATCGTGACTTTTCATCGGCACAACCTCCGCTCAGGGAACTGTTTATCATGCCGGAATTCTGTGTCTGAATGGAGCAGGATTTCAGGCAGGATCAACAGTAAGTCCAGCCCGCCCTTTTGAATATATTAACGTCCGGTGTTTATCAGAGACAGGTCTTCATATCTTCGGAAAAATAAAAAGCAAGATTAGTCTTGATGGATGGGGGTTAAGGAGAGACGAAAATATAATAACTTCATGGAATGTCATTTTCCCGATCAGAAAATGAAAGAGAATTAACCTCTTGTCTAAAAGACCTGGCGACTACGATTTTTTAATTTTCTTTTCTCGTTAATTCTTTATTATTCCATTTAGAAAATCTTATTATACATCAAATAAAGACGATGACGCGCTTACGAAAGGCGCCTGTTTTAATGTGTATGGCGCAGCAGATTTTTAGGCTGCCATGGTCGACAATCAATGCCTGACAATCAAGGCGGGAAACGGGTTCATCTCAAAAATGAAGAAAACCCTCTATATTTATCTTCATTTGATTCAGCTGTAAGGGATAAGCGCAGCACATATTCAATCAATGTTTCTCAAGGAATGTAGCTCAATTTTTTTGTTGATTTGCAGAGAGCCTTGTACTCACGAACTTTATTCATGACCCTATACCCTGTATTTTTTCTTACCCCCGACAGACTATTGCAATTAAGCCATTCAGATATTCCCCTTGGTAACGTGCTTAAGACATCCTAATTTTTAACACCCCAATTATTTTAAGAGAACCTTTAATGAACGCAGGAAATTTCCTATATTTTCACTCATCAAAAAACCATCTTAAATATTGCCACCCACAAATAAACCGGTAGAGTATAAATTGTAGTTAAGGACAACCATTAATATGGAATACACTCATGGAAGAGAACGCAGGCATATCGCTTGCCGTCAGCGCATATGCACTGGCAATAGGCATTATATTTCCTCATGTAGCGATCGCTGCTGAGCAGGACATCATTCAACAACAACGTCAGAAAGCGATTGAAGCGCAACTTCAGCCGCCAGTGCCTGACGTGCGTTTATCCACACCAGCGGTCAGCTCTTCCCGCGTCAGCTTCCCGGCGGAAAATCCCTGTTTTGATATTCAGCACATCACGCTGAACGGCCTGAATGATTTTCCGGGCTGGTTACCTTTGCAGCGTCTGGCCAATCAGGGTCAGGGACATTGCCTGGGCGTTAAAGGGATTAATTTGCTGATGAGCGTGCTGCAGAACCGCATGATCGACAGCGGCTACGTCACCAGTCGGGTGCTGGCGCCGCCGCAGGATTTAACCAAAGGCACGCTCACTCTTCAGCTAGTGGCCGGAAAAATAAGCCATATTGGTCGCACCGATTCCAGCGATCGTTACGTGACGCTTGCCACCGCCCTGCCCTCGCGCAAAGGCAAGCTCTACGACCTGCGTGATACTGAGCAGGGACTAGAGAACCTGCAACGTCTGCCTACCGTTCAGGCTGATATGGCGCTGATCCCCGGCAGTGCGCCCGGTGAAAGTGTGATGGCCGTGCAGTGGAATCAGAGCAAGATGTGGCGACTGGCCGCATCGCTCGATGATTCCGGATCAACGTCCACCGGACGCTATCAGGGCGGACTGACGCTCTATCTCGATAACCCCCTTTCGCTGAGCGATATGCTCTATGTCTCGGCGAGCCATGATTTGCAGTTCGGCAATGACAAAGGCACGAAGAACGTTACCGGCAGCTATTCGGTGCCGTTTGGCTACTGGCTGGCGGGCATCACCACCAGTGATTACAGCTACCACCAGACGGTAGCCGGTGCGTTCACCGACTATGAATATAGCGGCAAGAGTAAAAGCCTAAACGCGAATCTCAGCCGCGTG
This window harbors:
- a CDS encoding ShlB/FhaC/HecB family hemolysin secretion/activation protein, coding for MEENAGISLAVSAYALAIGIIFPHVAIAAEQDIIQQQRQKAIEAQLQPPVPDVRLSTPAVSSSRVSFPAENPCFDIQHITLNGLNDFPGWLPLQRLANQGQGHCLGVKGINLLMSVLQNRMIDSGYVTSRVLAPPQDLTKGTLTLQLVAGKISHIGRTDSSDRYVTLATALPSRKGKLYDLRDTEQGLENLQRLPTVQADMALIPGSAPGESVMAVQWNQSKMWRLAASLDDSGSTSTGRYQGGLTLYLDNPLSLSDMLYVSASHDLQFGNDKGTKNVTGSYSVPFGYWLAGITTSDYSYHQTVAGAFTDYEYSGKSKSLNANLSRVLHRNGSQKTTLSYDVITRENRNFINDTEIDVQRRQTSAWRLGLQHRHYIGSATLDAGASYQRGTRWFGAQPAPEEYWGEATALSKIVQLNAQLAVPFSLLSQRFSFNTQYLRQMSNTPLTPQDQFALGNRWSVRGFDGQRTLNADEGWTLRNDIGWTTPLPSQELYLALDYGEVSGRNSGQDYLIGKHLAGGAVGLRGYALRTSYDLFAGIPLSKPAGYQTSSLTLGFNLNWRY
- the ychF gene encoding redox-regulated ATPase YchF produces the protein MGFKCGIVGLPNVGKSTLFNALTKAGIEAANFPFCTIEPNTGVVPMPDLRLDQLSEIVKPQRVVPTTMEFVDIAGLVKGASKGEGLGNQFLTNIRETEAIGHVVRCFENDNIIHVSGKVDPAEDIDVINTELALSDLDTCERAIQRVQKKAKGGDKDAKAELAALEKCLPHLSNAGMLRSLDLDADDKAAIRYLSFLTLKPTMYIANVNEDGFENNPYLDQVRAIAEAEGSVVVPVCAAVESDIAEMEDEDRAEFMEELGLEEPGLNRVIRAGYSLLNLQTYFTAGVKEVRAWTIPVGATAPQAAGKIHTDFEKGFIRAQTIAFDDFIAFKGEQGAKEAGKMRSEGKEYIVKDGDVMNFLFNV
- the pth gene encoding aminoacyl-tRNA hydrolase; its protein translation is MSSIKLIVGLANPGAEYAATRHNAGAWYLDLLAERHNQSLKEEGKFFGYTARLAIAGEDVRLLVPTTFMNLSGKAVAAMATFYRIAPEEILVAHDELDLPPGVAKFKQGGGHGGHNGLKDIISKLGNNNNFHRLRIGIGHPGDRNKVTGFVLGKPPASEQKLIDDAVDEAVRCTELWLKEDRIKAMNRLHAFKPS
- the ychH gene encoding stress-induced protein YchH, with the translated sequence MKRHHSHVAGNTLMVLGLLTMVLGVGYSILNQLPALNLPQFLAHGAMFSIFIGALLWLAGARVSGREKIEDRYYWLRHYGDKRCRRSRHSSH
- a CDS encoding GGDEF domain-containing protein, with the protein product MNLDIYTLFICELYVLGFLSIIMVFAWMGSQYDRVLGFTCLSLILTLVAVFLSSLRSMGLQFLPVAVGNILMMLAYGGLLNAFRLFCGKSIGISWLLGGLLWAVLCFFPAFYFSLPKRVFVICIICIIYTCALIHLLWLKRATLKVTFWPAQLLLWIHLLFHLARIFLDSAAASPLKGAIGGSTFSVYVILESILFVIGLTFTILAMVNERTQIAHKHASLHDPLTNVWNRRALFNDSERIVARCRRQNSAFTAVLFDLDHFKSINDRFGHQQGDRVLIDFCEVVQQLLPKEGRFARLGGEEFAAIIPAPAAEAWLWCERVRLATENSQPDTINYTVSIGFASSNDSERRFDILLALADEALYRAKASGRNRTEQYLTLSAVI